The genomic window ATGCAGCGAGGGGCTCCACGACTCATCTTGCGGCGTTGTGATTCCTTTTGAATGCAGATACTGCCAGTGAATCAAGAAGCCatttttccccttctttcttGCAGTACACATGTACAACCAGATTACATTATACTCCATCAGTTAGTTTCCTACAGAAAGAGTATTAAGTTATCATTCGCTCGGTTGTTGCCTCCACGGTTGGCACCGGCAGATGGGCACCGGTACGACCAGCACCAGCCAGCAAAGCAGCGGGCAGAGGCtaaggtcgccgccggcgagacctAGGGTCCGGACTGGTTGATCTCCATGATCTGGAGATTGGCTGAGCCATACAAGTCGATGTTGATGACAAACAGAGAAAATTGACGGTGCGCCAAAAATGAGAACGGAAGAAACATTAggatgctattaaagtgaacaagTAACTtttggtgctataaaaccaaatttATGAACTTTCATTGCTCTAAAACCAATTTTGCCAATTTTTAATGATGGGATTCTGTAGACTAAAGAATGCAAAATAACTTCACATCCATTCTGTTTGATACTCACTGTAAGGGAAGAAACTTCTCCCCTTCTTTCCATGCTACTAATATTAAGCGTAAAATTCTTGTCTAATGAAAGATGATCAAGCCATCAGCTCTAAACATCTGTTTTCCCATATAGGCATTCAACGCTTTATGAACCTCAATAGTTCCTATAGTTAAGGGCTACACGCTAGTATAAAATTCACTACATTGTGCAACCAATATTAAACAGGAGGATGAATTAGTCTAGAGTTGAAACAATGTACGTAGTGAGCTAAGAATATAAAGTAGCTgtccaaattaatcatcaatgGGCAAAATGGGAAGAAAGGATTATAAAGTACTATCTCTAtcctttattatttttttacgttggttagttcaatttGATATCTATACTACTCAAAATGTTAGTAGTGGTGGTGTCCATTCTGCTACATCACCTCTACAACTGACATTTTTGGTCCATACAATCTATACTATAAACCACCTTCTAGCGAGTCATCTCCTATTTCACTGCTGATTCTtcccaaatttcaaaatcacctacttgttcaataaggaaaatcataaaagtactATCTGGACTACATATGTGCTTAATTAACTTAATAAGCTAGAAACTCAAATtgttttccgttgcaacgcacgggctttTTGCTAGTTACATAAAAAAGCGGAGGGAGAATATATGCATATTACATAACATACCATTGAACTGATTCCTGAGTTCATTGTTCCGAGTCTTCAAAACTGCAATTTTCATTCCAAGTTCATGGATCTGTACCCAAAAATTGTTTTAGAATACAATGTTACAAGTAGTAGGATCAAAAGCCTTTCATGCTTTGATGATAGTGATAATAGTGAAAAACAGGTGCAACTATATATATGCTCAAGGTGGCGGACATGCATGCAGGGGGTGGAGGAGAGTGGAAATCAAATGCAATTATTTCTCATGTAATATGTTCATTGTTCCATGAAAATAAGTAAAAATATTTAGCTCTTTCAGGTGGCAATATGGTCTTTCTGCTCAAATTGTCTCATTTTCCTTCTGCTTGGAAAAGGAGAGATTCAATATTTGAATCAGATTAGATTTCATTCCACTTCCCTATTTCTCAACTTCTCTCATCAGCTATTTCACGTTCCTAAAGAATGAGAAGACAGGTTATATTGGGTTAAGTCTATAAGAGGCTTACTTTTCCTTCAGAAGCCATCGCCCCAATCTCTTCATTTTCCTCTTGCAATGTTCTACACTTGGCCATTAGCATTTTCCCATGTTTACTGGATGGAGTAAAATTGACAGCAGCAACATTGTCCTGTAGTTCCTTGAtctttttctccttctcctccacaagattctggtaaaaaaaaaaaaaagcaagttcCAAGATTGATGCACAAGTACAGTTACTTGCATTAGACAGTGAGCCTAGAAACTGTGCTCTAGCTGTTTAGGCCAAGAAAAATAACGCAATTATTATTCACCCCAAAATTTCAGTCATACCAAATTAAGTTGTCATAGGCATGCCTACTACACCCAGTAGACAATATGATCGAAATACCACATTGCTCCCTTACCCAAAACAAAACAACTGGTCacttaatgcatatttttattctgagaAATATAAATACATTATTTTTGCGACATATGCATGCAGTGTGATGAAAGGCGAAGTTTTGTACCCTTAATACACAATTAAAGAGGATTATAGTCATTGGTTCAAGCAATCCAATAATTGCTTTTTCTTAATTTGTGTCTAGCTATTAGTGCAAAAAATTGCACAAAGATACAGCACAAATATTTAGTTTTGTAAATCTCGCTAACCTTTAATCGTGTAAATTCCTCGTGGATTGCTGGATCAAGCAATAATCTCCTTGTCTGTTCATCATACAGAAAAGGGCATCAAAACAAGTTATCTAAATTGTCAATAGAAGGGAAGGCATTATTAAGAATCATGCTTGTAGGAGATGGACCTTATGTTTAATTGTATTATTCGTTTCAGTGCAATTATTAATCTTATATGAATATAACACTTCAGACTATTACAAGGAGCTCAAGATGTTGGGATTAGAAAGTAGTCTGGCAGTTTGGCACCTGACTAGCACCTCACTAAACATGTTACATAGTAACAAATAGGAATCCTCTTTACTTGGTGAACAACTACAGGTGTGCGTTGCTTGTACATGTCAGATTGTCAGTGTTCCTGTAATATGCAAGTTTAAACAGGCCACCAGATTGACTATGTAACATGTACCCATTAGCCATGAAAGTGTTGCACTAATGGGAGCAATCAACCAACTTGTTACAGATGATCTAGTAATCTACAAGGTATTCTTAGGGACAGAATGTTTTGGAATGATATCTTAATTAGTTGGAAGGATCAAACTGGTTTGTTAGCATCCACATCACATCATTTCTATGAACCAAGATGATTAAGAAGTAAATTCCTGTTTATGCCTATCTCCCTCTCCTAGAGGTTTTCTCCTCCAGCCACTGTCACTTGGCTCAATGCAGCATGGTGCTTACCCCATATAACATTGCAACACCATAGGACATGTCACACAGTTCTCATTTATACTTCCCATTCTTTTGGGTGAATGGTCAGACGAACAGATTCAAAATTAAAATGGCAGAATAAACAAATAGATCATGAAATATCCCATCACAAAAGGAATATCCAGAAAAGACAAAACAAAGAGAAGACCGTGAGCAAAGTAGCAAAGCTATAGATATAAGTTGAGTGGGGTGAAGAACAACACCTCAGCCATTCCATGTAAGCTGTGTGATATGCATCACAAGCATGTAGAGACAAGAATTCCATCGGAGTAACAATATATGCAAATGTGATAATAAGGTTGTTTTATGTTAATATACTGTTCTACTATGTACTTAATAGGTCTTGGATTAACTATTACATGAAGCAAGGACAATGTGTAAGTGCATAGATCAAAGAGAGGATTTTGGAAGATGAATTCTGTACAGTTACATCATAGACATGTATCACAGCATGCTAAGAATTGGTATAGAAGATGCCAAGTGCATGCTACCAAAAAATTGAGAATTATCACTATTGAGGCAAACTAGGATGATGAAAAAGCTCAAGGACAAGTACAATATAGCACATATTTTTCTATTCAAGTCTGTTTCTTTGTATCAATGAAGATAACACTTACGAAAGCAACTCTATAATAATAAGCATCAAAGTTTGGAGAACCAATAGCACAAGCAATTTAATGGTTACCTGCATCGATGGTGGCCTTAATTGAGTTTTCAAATCCCTAACTGCAGactgcaaattaaattttaatgacAATCAGCACAAACAAGACGAACAAAAAGACGACGGAAAGAGCAACAAAGCAGAAATGGATTGATCAAACATAGCGAGCAGTGGCATAAGTTTCAAACTGTCTTGGCATTCTTGGCTCGTATACTTCAAATCCATTAATTGAGAAGTACAGAATATTAAACAGATTTATCCATATTGACATGTCTTTCATCTCCCTATAGCAAAATGAGGCAGTAAGAGGGTACCTTCAGTTCTGCAATTTCTTGTTCACGTTTCGCAAATGTTACAATGAAAGCTGCCTCTCTTTTCTTAGCTTTCTCCAGCTGAGTATAAACAAAAAAGGTCATATTGAAGCAAATCAAAACTACTTAGCAGATCCGCGAGACAAACATGACAACAAACCAACCTGCTCCTTCAATGATTCTTCCGACGACTTCAGGTTATTGAGATAAGAAACAACCGAAACAGGATCTATACTTAAAATGCATCAATTTACTTTGGTCAAGCTTTAGAAACAGTTGGAGAGAAAAGCATTTGATTCAGCAACCTGGATTGGTTCCAGCAGGTACAGCTGGAATGTTCTGAAATGCTGAATGCCACTTTTGAACTTCTGATTTGGCAGCCTCCCGTTCCACCTACGACACAAGAAAATTCAATATTTCAGAAACTACTTGCTTGATCAAGAAAGCAATATTGGTAAATACTTCATCTCAACTTCTGCACACACTTTTAATTGTAGGTAAATGGATTTCTTTTTCACTAGGTCAAGTGTGAACGTGATAGGCTTTGCAGTTAATGCATTTTATATTGCAGATACTAGCATAATCAAAATTGAACATGCAAATGATGTAGTAATAAAAGAACATTCTTCTATTTCAAAGAGTTGATCTTTATATAAGGAGCTCCAGTGCACTGATATATTTGCACTACAAAACCAAATTTGACTAGAAGATAAAAATACATGATCATTATATCAGACAGGCATACATACTACCTTAGTTGATTTCTGTACAACGTATTTTAATTTCAGGATGTCTTCAAGACTAAATTTTGACCAGTGATTTCTCCTAAAACAATTCACAGTAAAACAAATATTGTGTAAAAGACTTTGAAACAAGATTATATTGCTACATTTTTATACACTTAACGTACTAATAGTGCTTTAAATACGTATTATAAGAATCAACAGAGGAGTAACACATTGGCCCCAGAATTCCTCACTAGATactaaaattttcatttggGGCCACAATATCATGACTACCATTCATGACCCGAAAGTAACAATATTAATCAATATAAAGCACAAAAGAAAAGATAATGTGATTTCTCTACAGAACATAAAGCACAATAAACTGGCCGCAATATATATTGTACATCCGCCTTATGTTTCTATCTTCTCCAGATTTTTATGATAAATAATAGTATAATAAGTATATTGATGAAAACTCTTTTATTTACAATTGACATATACATGCAAATATATTGTACAAATGAACCAAATATTTACTCTCGGCCACAGGAGTGTGTTACAAGACAACAACTAAACAAGATAGAATTAGGATCAACAAGATTGCATGTCTGCATTCACTATAAAAATGAGAACAGCACAAATGGTGAGGCAAGACAAACCTGACATGACGCAAGATTATCTTTACAGTTCTGCAAACTTCAGGATGGGGAGAAAAGTCAGTACCATGTTCCAAACAAACTATAAATGATTCTAGTAGCTCTGAAAGCAAAAACAACAATTTTGGTATACCTCTCGCGAAGAGACAGAATCATTCCCGTGGCAGCACCTGGCGCACTTTCTTCCACCTTTGTCTTTCCCTGAACCACAAATTCTTATCTTAAAACATGATCC from Oryza glaberrima chromosome 6, OglaRS2, whole genome shotgun sequence includes these protein-coding regions:
- the LOC127776719 gene encoding FKBP12-interacting protein of 37 kDa isoform X2, which translates into the protein MADPPSPRLDEEDAFGRDFNSSPSPTAPPARSGEKRPFGDLDDDDEDVFASKKGKTKVEESAPGAATGMILSLRESLQNCKDNLASCQVEREAAKSEVQKWHSAFQNIPAVPAGTNPDPVSVVSYLNNLKSSEESLKEQLEKAKKREAAFIVTFAKREQEIAELKSAVRDLKTQLRPPSMQTRRLLLDPAIHEEFTRLKNLVEEKEKKIKELQDNVAAVNFTPSSKHGKMLMAKCRTLQEENEEIGAMASEGKIHELGMKIAVLKTRNNELRNQFNANLQIMEINQSGP
- the LOC127776719 gene encoding FKBP12-interacting protein of 37 kDa isoform X1, with the protein product MADPPSPRLDEEDAFGRDFNSSPSPTAPPARSGEKRPFGDLDDDDEDVFASKKGKTKVEESAPGAATGMILSLRESLQNCKDNLASCQVEREAAKSEVQKWHSAFQNIPAVPAGTNPDPVSVVSYLNNLKSSEESLKEQLEKAKKREAAFIVTFAKREQEIAELKSAVRDLKTQLRPPSMQTRRLLLDPAIHEEFTRLKNLVEEKEKKIKELQDNVAAVNFTPSSKHGKMLMAKCRTLQEENEEIGAMASEGKIHELGMKIAVLKTRNNELRNQFNELYKHMDGLTNDVERSNEMVAILQDELETKDVELRRLKEMLAQKETTDEDKIPQENDVAGDDIDAAAESQPIKVET